In one Oryza glaberrima chromosome 2, OglaRS2, whole genome shotgun sequence genomic region, the following are encoded:
- the LOC127763820 gene encoding probable fucosyltransferase 8 isoform X1 — MERSGGGGADGDEERLPLHHGFETERAAPWAAAESKPPPPPPRGRFGRASVRAALAVCFLAIPAVLLLQRWQAGSSPEWLFEIEPPANGDRDMQDDLPDDLTASQYIGYDKFLGGLLQEGFDEVSCRSRYQFARYHKNFTRIPSSYLLERLRRQEALQKKCGPGTKSYKQAVKLLRSSQGVNMTTDCNYLFLTVHAGLGNRMLEIASAFLYALLTNRILLLDRYQEIGDLFCEPFPGTSWLMPSDFPLNYGEFTQSSPESYGNMLQNKVVGDNTDRSLAGSRPPYVFLYLDGNYEFHDKLFFCEDDQQFLQDVPWLIMRTDMYFIPSLFLIPSYQDELSRLFPEKDAVFHHLARYLFHPTNSIWYSVKGYYRSYLAKANKTVGIQIRIFEKEGILQKNGRFPYVLEQILSCAQNEKLLPEISMKDEAEAPTATKNNQTIAVLTTSLSSWYSNQIQKKYSEHPTVDGTRVEVYQPSHEEYQRSKNKKHNMKALAEIYLLSMTDVLITSGFSTFGYAAQGLSGLTPWIMFRSENHAMPDPPCRRAMSIEPCFHQAPFYDCKAKRNADLGKMVPFVRHCEDVSWGLKVVNQTQW; from the exons atggagaggagcggcggcggcggggcggacggcgacgaggagcggcTGCCGCTGCACCATGGGTTTGAGACGGAGAGGGCGGCTccctgggcggcggcggagtcgaagccgccgccgccgccgccgcggggcagGTTCGGGCGCGCCTCCGTGCGCGCCGCGCTGGCGGTGTGCTTCCTGGCCATCCCGGCCGTCCTGCTCCTGCAGCGGTGGCAGGCCGGGTCCTCGCCGGAGTGGCTCTTCGAAATCGAGCCCCCGGCGAACGGAGACCGAG ATATGCAAGATGATCTGCCTGATGATCTAACTGCATCTCAGTACATCGGCTATGATAAATTTCTGGGTGGTCTTCTGCAAGAGGGATTTGATGAAGTATCCTGCCGAAGCAGGTATCAGTTTGCACGGTACCACAAGAACTTCACAAGAATACCTTCTTCATACCTCTTAGAAAGGTTAAGGAGACAAGAAGCATTGCAGAAGAAGTGTGGTCCAGGCACTAAATCATACAAGCAAGCTGTGAAGCTGCTGAGGTCCAGTCAGGGCGTCAACATGACGACAGATTGCAACTATCTGTTCTTGACAGTACATGCTGGGTTAGGGAACAGAATGCTTGAGATTGCTTCAGCATTTCTTTATGCACTCCTTACAAACCGGATTTTGCTTTTGGACCGTTATCAGGAGATCGGTGACCTTTTCTGTGAACCTTTCCCAGGAACCTCGTGGTTAATGCCTTCGGATTTCCCTCTAAACTATGGTGAATTTACTCAGAGTAGCCCAGAGAGCTATGGAAACATGCTGCAGAATAAGGTTGTCGGTGACAATACAGATCGGTCTCTGGCTGGTTCTAGGCCTCCCTACGTGTTCCTCTACCTTGATGGTAACTATGAATTCCATGACAAGCTTTTCTTCTGCGAAGACGACCAACAGTTCCTGCAAGATGTGCCGTGGTTGATCATGAGAACCGACATGTACTTTATACCATCACTATTTCTTATTCCAAGTTACCAAGATGAGCTCAGCAGGCTATTTCCTGAGAAAGATGCTGTTTTTCATCACTTGGCACGCTATCTTTTCCATCCGACGAATAGCATATGGTATTCAGTTAAAGGGTACTACAGGTCCTACCTTGCCAAAGCTAATAAAACTGTGGGAATTCAGATCAGGATATTTGAGAAAGAGGGCATCTTGCAAAAAAACGGGCGATTTCCATATGTCTTAGAACAGATCCTTTCATGCGCTCAGAATGAAAAGCTGCTGCCAGAAATCAGTATGAAAGATGAAGCAGAAGCACCGACCGCGACCAAGAATAACCAGACAATTGCTGTTCTTACAACTTCTCTGAGCTCCTGGTACAGTAATCAGATCCAGAAGAAGTACAGTGAGCACCCAACAGTCGATGGAACCAGGGTAGAAGTATACCAGCCGAGCCATGAGGAGTACCAGAGATCAAAGAACAAGAAGCACAACATGAAAGCACTGGCCGAGATCTACCTACTCAGCATGACGGACGTGCTCATCACCAGTGGCTTCTCCACCTTCGGCTACGCCGCGCAGGGCCTCTCCGGCCTGACGCCGTGGATCATGTTCAGGTCGGAGAACCACGCCATGCCGGacccgccgtgccgccgcgccatgTCGATCGAGCCGTGCTTCCATCAGGCTCCCTTCTACGACTGCAAGGCGAAGAGGAACGCTGACCTGGGCAAGATGGTGCCGTTCGTGAGGCACTGCGAGGACGTCAGTTGGGGCCTGAAGGTTGTAAATCAAACTCAGTGGTAG
- the LOC127764322 gene encoding LOW QUALITY PROTEIN: B3 domain-containing protein Os02g0764100-like (The sequence of the model RefSeq protein was modified relative to this genomic sequence to represent the inferred CDS: deleted 2 bases in 1 codon) — protein GRLGGSGGRGPEWRRRPRHRLPHLQAGLPSRKLRQGLRRGRGMGACVQPTPSWAWEPLFEKAVTPSDVGKLNRLLVPKQHAEKHFPLRWKSSDASATAAAATQLCKSVLLNFEDSEGKVWRFRYSCWNSSQSYVLTKGWSRFVREKGLRAGDTIVFSGSAYGPDKLLFIDCKKNNTTAATGDEKPITSGEATRVVRLFGMDIATGGGDYRKRERAVEMGQEAFLMKRQCVVHQRTPALGALLL, from the exons GGACgcctcggcggcagcggcggccgggggccggagtggcgacggcgaccacgccACCGCCTGCCCCATCTCCAAGCTGGCCTACCATCGCGCAAGCTCCGCCAGGGGCTCCGCCGGGGGCGCGGCATGGGCGCCTGCGTGCAGCCCACGCCGTCGTGGGCGTGGGAGCCACTGTTCGAGAAGGCCGTGACGCCCAGCGACGTCGGCAAGCTCAACCGCCTGCTGGTGCCCAAGCAGCACGCGGAGAAGCACTTCCCGCTGCGGTGGAAGAGCTCCgacgcctccgccaccgccgccgcggccacc CAACTCTGCAAGAGCGTGCTCCTCAACTTCGAGGACAGCGAAGGGAAGGTGTGGAGGTTCCGGTACTCGTGCTGGAACAGCAGCCAGAGTTACGTGCTGACCAAGGGATGGAGCCGATTCGTGAGGGAGAAGGGCCTCCGCGCCGGCGACACCATAGTCTTCTCCGGCTCGGCGTATGGCCCCGACAAGCTGCTCTTCATCGACTGCAAGAAGAACAACACGacggcggccaccggcgacgagaagCCAATTACAAGCGGCGAAGCAACACGCGTCGTGAGGCTGTTCGGCATGGAcatcgccaccggcggcggcgattacCGGAAGCGGGAGAGGGCGGTGGAAATGGGGCAAGAGGCGTTCTTGATGAAGAGGCAATGCGTGGTTCATCAGCGTACTCCTGCCCTTGGTGCCCTGCTGTTATAG
- the LOC127764714 gene encoding galactoside 2-alpha-L-fucosyltransferase-like codes for MDLKERIRRSPTPPTQGEELLAASPAGPRGGRKGRAVVLPLSAAALVACAVVLLLLAGGSAARRGQFVGADPTVLPSRGGGVGDLHLSQSKSNDGENVTIASSEVVNDKLLGGLLTTGFDEQSCLSRYQSVLYRKASSHFPSAYLLERLREHEALQKKCGPHTESYKKAIEQLKAGQGAKVMECNYLVWVAYSGLGNRILTMASAFLYAILTRRVLLVDSDKGTADLFCEPFPETSWLLPPKFPIKQFKNFSNGSPESYGNMLKNKAIRSNPAFLYLHMAHDYSDYDKLFFCEDNQQYLRNIPWLILKSDNYFVPSLFLIPAYQEELTRLFPQRDSVFHHLGRYLFHPSNVVWGMVTRYYDSYLARADERLGIQIRVFDPEPGPFQHVLDQVLACTLKENLLPAINSKQPIVSTRHSRLKSVLITSLNSGYYEKIRSMYWEHPTTNGEMISFHQPSHEEHQNSDKKMHNMKAWAEIYLLSLSDVMVTSAWSTFGYVAQGLSGLRPWLLFKPENRIAPDPPCRQVLSMEPCFHAPPFYDCKAKRGADTGKFVPYVSHCEDMSWGLKLVDQSEW; via the exons ATGGACCTCAAGGAGCGgatccgccgctcgccgacgccTCCGACGCAGGGGGAGGAGCTactggcggcgtcgccggccgggccgcgcggcgggaggaagggacGGGCGGTGGTGCTGCCGCTGTCAGCCGCGGCGCTCGTGGCGTGCGCGGTCGTCCTGCTCCTGCTCGCCGGGGGCTCCGCGGCGCGGAGGGGACAGTTCGTCGGCGCTGATCCTACCGTCCTCCCATCACGGGGCGGTGGCGTTGGCGACTTGCACCTGTCCCAGTCGAAATCGAACGATG GAGAAAATGTCACTATAGCATCTTCGGAAGTTGTCAACGACAAACTACTGGGTGGTTTGTTAACTACTGGATTTGATGAACAATCATGTCTAAGCAGATATCAATCTGTACTATACCGTAAAGCATCATCCCATTTTCCATCTGCATATCTTCTGGAGAGACTAAGGGAACATGAGGCACTTCAAAAGAAGTGTGGTCCACATACTGAATCATACAAGAAAGCTATTGAGCAGCTAAAGGCTGGACAGGGGGCTAAGGTTATGGAGTGCAACTATTTGGTATGGGTAGCTTACAGTGGTCTGGGGAACAGGATCTTGACAATGGCTTCAGCATTCCTGTATGCTATCCTCACTAGAAGAGTTTTACTTGTCGACAGTGATAAAGGCACTGCAGATCTTTTCTGTGAACCATTCCCTGAAACATCATGGTTACTACCGCCAAAATTCCCTATTAAGCAGTTCAAGAATTTCAGTAATGGTTCTCCTGAGAGTTATGGAAACATGCTGAAAAACAAAGCTATTCGTTCTAACCCTGCTTTTCTTTATCTTCATATGGCTCATGATTACAGTGACTATGATAAGCTATTTTTCTGTGAAGATAATCAGCAATATCTTCGAAATATCCCATGGCTGATCCTAAAATCAGATAATTACTTTGTACCATCACTTTTCCTGATTCCAGCATATCAAGAGGAACTCACAAGGCTTTTCCCTCAGAGAGATTCCGTTTTCCATCACTTGGGACGTTACTTGTTTCACCCTAGCAATGTTGTGTGGGGCATGGTCACAAGGTATTATGATTCTTATCTAGCCAGAGCTGATGAAAGGCTGGGTATCCAGATCAGAGTCTTTGATCCTGAACCAGGACCATTTCAGCACGTCTTGGATCAGGTTCTTGCATGCACGCTAAAGGAAAACCTATTGCCAGCAATCAACAGTAAACAGCCAATTGTCTCAACAAGGCATTCTAGATTAAAATCTGTCCTAATCACTTCTCTGAATTCAGGATACTATGAGAAGATCAGAAGCATGTACTGGGAACATCCAACCACGAACGGTGAGATGATCAGCTTCCACCAGCCAAGCCATGAGGAACATCAGAACTCAGACAAGAAAATGCATAACATGAAAGCATGGGCTGAGATTTATCTGTTAAGCTTATCTGATGTTATGGTCACCAGTGCTTGGTCAACCTTTGGGTATGTTGCTCAGGGTCTCAGTGGTTTGAGGCCATGGCTATTATTCAAGCCCGAAAACCGCATCGCACCTGATCCACCTTGCCGTCAAGTTTTGTCCATGGAACCTTGCTTTCATGCTCCACCTTTCTATGATTGCAAAGCAAAGAGGGGAGCTGATACTGGAAAGTTTGTCCCATATGTAAGTCATTGCGAAGATATGAGCTGGGGGCTTAAGCTAGTCGATCAGAGTGAGTGGTAG
- the LOC127763820 gene encoding probable fucosyltransferase 8 isoform X2: MIISSRGWPPAGRAAENEARRWGRLRRASARAALVLCSLTMIPVVVVLHRCAVSSSWPDRVFEAKHIAGAGEQDMQDDLPDDLTASQYIGYDKFLGGLLQEGFDEVSCRSRYQFARYHKNFTRIPSSYLLERLRRQEALQKKCGPGTKSYKQAVKLLRSSQGVNMTTDCNYLFLTVHAGLGNRMLEIASAFLYALLTNRILLLDRYQEIGDLFCEPFPGTSWLMPSDFPLNYGEFTQSSPESYGNMLQNKVVGDNTDRSLAGSRPPYVFLYLDGNYEFHDKLFFCEDDQQFLQDVPWLIMRTDMYFIPSLFLIPSYQDELSRLFPEKDAVFHHLARYLFHPTNSIWYSVKGYYRSYLAKANKTVGIQIRIFEKEGILQKNGRFPYVLEQILSCAQNEKLLPEISMKDEAEAPTATKNNQTIAVLTTSLSSWYSNQIQKKYSEHPTVDGTRVEVYQPSHEEYQRSKNKKHNMKALAEIYLLSMTDVLITSGFSTFGYAAQGLSGLTPWIMFRSENHAMPDPPCRRAMSIEPCFHQAPFYDCKAKRNADLGKMVPFVRHCEDVSWGLKVVNQTQW; this comes from the exons ATGATTATTTCGAGCAGAGGCTGGCCACCAGCGGGCCGAGCCGCGGAGAACGAGGCGAGGCGGTGGGGAAGGCTCCGGCGAgcctccgcgcgcgccgcgctggTGCTCTGCTCGCTGACGATGATtccagtcgtcgtcgtcctccaccgGTGTGCGGTCTCCTCCTCCTGGCCGGATCGGGTTTTCGAAGCCAAGCACATCGCGGGAGCCGGCGAGCAAG ATATGCAAGATGATCTGCCTGATGATCTAACTGCATCTCAGTACATCGGCTATGATAAATTTCTGGGTGGTCTTCTGCAAGAGGGATTTGATGAAGTATCCTGCCGAAGCAGGTATCAGTTTGCACGGTACCACAAGAACTTCACAAGAATACCTTCTTCATACCTCTTAGAAAGGTTAAGGAGACAAGAAGCATTGCAGAAGAAGTGTGGTCCAGGCACTAAATCATACAAGCAAGCTGTGAAGCTGCTGAGGTCCAGTCAGGGCGTCAACATGACGACAGATTGCAACTATCTGTTCTTGACAGTACATGCTGGGTTAGGGAACAGAATGCTTGAGATTGCTTCAGCATTTCTTTATGCACTCCTTACAAACCGGATTTTGCTTTTGGACCGTTATCAGGAGATCGGTGACCTTTTCTGTGAACCTTTCCCAGGAACCTCGTGGTTAATGCCTTCGGATTTCCCTCTAAACTATGGTGAATTTACTCAGAGTAGCCCAGAGAGCTATGGAAACATGCTGCAGAATAAGGTTGTCGGTGACAATACAGATCGGTCTCTGGCTGGTTCTAGGCCTCCCTACGTGTTCCTCTACCTTGATGGTAACTATGAATTCCATGACAAGCTTTTCTTCTGCGAAGACGACCAACAGTTCCTGCAAGATGTGCCGTGGTTGATCATGAGAACCGACATGTACTTTATACCATCACTATTTCTTATTCCAAGTTACCAAGATGAGCTCAGCAGGCTATTTCCTGAGAAAGATGCTGTTTTTCATCACTTGGCACGCTATCTTTTCCATCCGACGAATAGCATATGGTATTCAGTTAAAGGGTACTACAGGTCCTACCTTGCCAAAGCTAATAAAACTGTGGGAATTCAGATCAGGATATTTGAGAAAGAGGGCATCTTGCAAAAAAACGGGCGATTTCCATATGTCTTAGAACAGATCCTTTCATGCGCTCAGAATGAAAAGCTGCTGCCAGAAATCAGTATGAAAGATGAAGCAGAAGCACCGACCGCGACCAAGAATAACCAGACAATTGCTGTTCTTACAACTTCTCTGAGCTCCTGGTACAGTAATCAGATCCAGAAGAAGTACAGTGAGCACCCAACAGTCGATGGAACCAGGGTAGAAGTATACCAGCCGAGCCATGAGGAGTACCAGAGATCAAAGAACAAGAAGCACAACATGAAAGCACTGGCCGAGATCTACCTACTCAGCATGACGGACGTGCTCATCACCAGTGGCTTCTCCACCTTCGGCTACGCCGCGCAGGGCCTCTCCGGCCTGACGCCGTGGATCATGTTCAGGTCGGAGAACCACGCCATGCCGGacccgccgtgccgccgcgccatgTCGATCGAGCCGTGCTTCCATCAGGCTCCCTTCTACGACTGCAAGGCGAAGAGGAACGCTGACCTGGGCAAGATGGTGCCGTTCGTGAGGCACTGCGAGGACGTCAGTTGGGGCCTGAAGGTTGTAAATCAAACTCAGTGGTAG
- the LOC127761982 gene encoding galactoside 2-alpha-L-fucosyltransferase-like, whose product MQVQQRKPKACAESAAAARGADQQQCDCRPLEAGEESLERSVPRKRKPAAAVAAAEKRWSSVAYVVLAAFVMATVFAVLGGRRPAVWIAATKALRRGSDDKSIPLARSAADKLLGGLLPEGFDEKSCRSRYESYLYRRNPGRRPSPHLVARLRMHEELQRRCGPNTESYNRAVQRLRDGGAAEADAHSPDDEQCKYVVSISYRGLGNRILAAASAFLYAVLTGRVLLVDPSNEMDELFCEPFPGTTWLLPRDFPLASSYANFSADTAESYGNMLKNKVLGTDGSTDGDMPAAQMPAFAYLHLDHDYGDGDKMFFCDDDQRLLSNIQWLVMRTDTYIVPSLFLVTTFQDELDALFPERDAVFHHLGRYLFHPANHVWGLVARYYRAYLATARQLVGVQVRVFDHRQAKSPHVVLEQITSCAWKEKLLPEVLDAVEDAAMPTPPTTPHGGSNNSKAVLITSLRPWFYERIKAMYWERATATGEDVSVHQPSHEEYQHFGEKSHDGKAWAEMYLLSLCDVLVTSGWSTFGYVAQGLGGLRPWVMYKPVNITAVPDPPCGRDVSMEPCFHSPPFYDCKTKRGVDTGTILPHVRHCDDVSWGLKLVDPNGSPN is encoded by the exons ATGCAGGTGCAGCAACGCAAGCCCAAGGCTTGCGCCgagagcgccgcggcggcgcgaggagcggATCAGCAGCAGTGCGACTGCAGGCCGCTGGAGGCGGGCGAGGAGTCCCTGGAGCGCTCCGTGCCGCGGAAGAGGAAGCCAgctgcggcggtggctgctGCCGAGAAGCGATGGAGCTCCGTGGCCTACGTCGTGCTCGCCGCCTTTGTCATGGCGACGGTCTTCGCCGTTCTTGGCGGGCGGCGCCCCGCCGTCTGGATCGCCGCCACCAAGGCCCTGCGTCGAG GTTCCGACGATAAATCGATTCCATTGGCACGAAGCGCCGCTGACAAACTCCTCGGCGGCCTCTTGCCCGAAGGATTCGACGAGAAATCATGTCGCAGCAGGTACGAGTCATACCTGTACCGCCGGAACCCGGGCCGACGACCATCTCCGCACCTCGTGGCGCGGCTGCGGATGCACGAGGAGCTCCAGAGACGGTGCGGCCCCAACACGGAGTCGTACAACCGCGCCGTGCAACGGCTgagggacggcggcgccgccgaggccgacgcgCACTCGCCGGACGACGAGCAGTGCAAGTACGTGGTCTCCATCTCGTACCGCGGCCTCGGGAaccgcatcctcgccgccgcgtcggccttCCTCTACGCGGTGCTCAccggccgcgtcctcctcgtcgacccGAGCAACGAGATGGACGAGCTCTTCTGCGAGCCGTTCCCCGGCACGACGTGGCTGCTCCCACGCGACTTCCCGCTGGCGTCGAGCTACGCGAACTTCAGCGCCGACACCGCCGAGAGCTACGGCAACATGCTGAAGAACAAGGTGCTCGGGACGGACGGGAGTACTGACGGTGACATGCCCGCGGCGCAGATGCCGGCGTTCGCGTACCTCCACCTGGACCACGactacggcgacggcgacaagaTGTTCTTCTGCGACGACGACCAGCGGCTGCTGTCGAACATCCAGTGGCTGGTGATGAGGACGGACACCTACATCGTGCCGTCGCTGTTCCTGGTCACCACGTTCCAGGACGAGCTCGACGCGCTCTTCCCGGAGCGCGACGCCGTGTTCCACCACCTCGGCCGGTACCTGTTCCACCCGGCCAACCACGTCTGGGGCCTCGTCGCGCGGTACTACCGCGCGTACctcgcgacggcgcggcagctgGTCGGCGTCCAGGTGCGCGTCTTCGACCACCGGCAGGCGAAGTCGCCGCACGTCGTCCTCGAGCAGATCACGTCGTGCGCGTGGAAGGAGAAGCTGCTCCCGGAGGTACTCGACGCGGTGGAGGACGCGGCCATGCCCACGCCACCGACGACGCCGCACGGCGGGAGCAACAACTCCAAGGCCGTCCTGATCACCTCTCTCCGGCCGTGGTTCTACGAGCGCATCAAGGCTATGTACTGGGAGcgcgcgacggcgaccggcgaggaCGTGAGCGTGCACCAGCCGAGCCACGAGGAGTACCAGCACTTCGGCGAGAAGTCGCACGACGGCAAGGCGTGGGCGGAGATGTACCTCCTGAGCCTGTGCGACGTGCTGGTGACCAGCGGCTGGTCGACGTTCGGGTACGTGGCGCAGGGGCTCGGCGGGCTGAGGCCGTGGGTGATGTACAAGCCGGTGAACATCACGGCGGTGCCGGACCCGCCGTGCGGACGGGACGTGTCCATGGAGCCGTGCTTCCACTCGCCGCCGTTCTACGACTGCAAGACGAAGCGCGGAGTGGACACCGGGACAATACTGCCCCACGTTCGGCACTGCGACGACGTGAGCTGGGGATTGAAGCTTGTTGATCCGAATGGAAGTCCGAACTAG
- the LOC127764724 gene encoding photosystem I chlorophyll a/b-binding protein 5, chloroplastic, which translates to MASLGANSHGRVLHTCTLSPKPVTALSRSMAAIPGHHVFQSPRARIAVRASTERATWLPGLDPPPHLDGTLPGDFGFDPLGLGEEPANLKWFVQAELVHCRFAMAGVAGILATDLIRVSGINNLPVWFEAGATKFDFANTTALFFVQLLLMGFAETKRYMDFINPGSQAEEGTFLGIEAALAGSQPGYPGGPLFNPLGLAKDIENADEAKLKEIKNGRLAMVAMLGFIVQASVTHVGPIDNLLTHLSDPFNKNIIHTLSSS; encoded by the exons TTTGAGCAGAAGCATGGCGGCCATTCCTGGACACCATGTTTTTCAGTCTCCACGAGCTCGGATTGCAGTGCGAGCTAGCACCGAGCGTGCGACCTGGCTGCCTGGGCTCGATCCACCTCCTCACCTCGACGGCAC ATTACCTGGCGATTTCGGATTTGATCCCCTGGGTCTCGGGGAGGAACCGGCAAACTTGAAATGGTTTGTTCAAGCCGAACTTGTGCACTGCCGGTTTGCGATGGCAGGGGTTGCTGGCATCCTTGCGACTGAT TTGATACGTGTATCAGGAATCAACAACCTGCCAGTGTGGTTTGAAGCAGGTGCAACAAAATTCGACTTCGCTAACACCACGGCACTCTTCTTTGTCCAGCTTCTCTTGATGGG ATTTGCTGAAACCAAGAGGTACATGGACTTTATCAATCCAGGATCACAAGCAGAGGAAGGAACATTCCTTGGTATCGAGGCTGCACTTGCAGGTTCACAGCCAGG CTACCCTGGGGGTCCACTGTTTAATCCACTAGGACTGGCCAAGGATATAGAGAATGCAGATGAAGCGAAACTGAAAGAAATCAAGAATG GGAGGTTGGCTATGGTTGCTATGCTTGGGTTTATTGTGCAAGCATCTGTGACTCATGTTGGACCAATCGACAATCTTTTGACACATCTTTCAGACCCGTTCAACAAAAATATCATCCAcaccctctcctcttcttga